The DNA segment CCTTGTATTGCAAAAAATAGCCTCGCCATGTTTTAGGACTGACAAGTACCGGGCAGGCGCTAAAGTGGGGATTTTTTATGGAAATGTGGAAAAGAAATTTGTTTATTTGTTGGCTGGGCGCGTTTGCAACGTCTTCAGCCTTAAGTCAGGTGGCACCGATCCTGCCTTTATATATTGATCATTTAGGAGTGCACGCCACGGCGGATATTGAGCTGTGGTCAGGGATCGCCTTTGGCTGCACGACGCTGGCCCTGGGGCTGGTCTCGCCACTCTGGGGCAAACTGGCCGATCAATATGGCCGTAAGCCCATGCTGCTTAGGGCAAGTCTGGGCATGGCCATTATTGTTAGTTGTATGGGTTTTGTGCAAAACGTTTACGAACTGGTAGGTCTGCGGCTGCTGCTGGGGACGATTGCCGGTTTTAATTCGGGTGCGATCACACTGATTGCCACTCAAACGCCGAAGGAGCGAGCCGGCTGGGCGCTGGGGACACTTTCTACCGGTGTGGTGGGCGGCACGCTGTTAGGGCCTTTGCTGGGCGGTTACTTAGCGGAAGCGACAGGCTTCCGGAACATGTTTTTTGTGATGGGAGCCTTGCTGCTGCTGGCCTTCGCGTTAACCCTGTTCTTTGTGAAAGAAAAGGTTGTGACCAATAAAAAAGAGGTGCTCAGTTTCCAGGAGGTTTGGCAGAAGCTGCCCGATCAGCGGCTCTTGCTGTCCATGTTCTTTACCACCTTTGTGCTGCAGGTGGCGCTATTTTCCATTGAACCGATTATTACTGTCTATATTGACACGCTGTCGCCCGGTAATGATCACCTGGCGGTCATTGCCGGCCTGGTCTTTGCGGCGTCAGGGATGGCCAGCATACTGGCGGCTTCCTCACTGGGCAAGCTCTCCGACCGGATTGGCGCTCACAAGGTTATTCTAGTGGCGTTAATTGCGGCGGGTTGTTTATTTGTGCCCCAGGCACTGGTTAAAAATGAATGGCAGCTTATGATGCTGCGCTTTTTGCTGGGGATCGCCACGGCCGCGTTGATGCCGTCGATCAATACGCTCTTAAAGCAGAGTATTCCCGATGAAATTGCCGGACGGGTATTTGGCTACAATCAGGCGGCCCAGTTTTTCGGAACCTTTACCGGCGCGTTGGCCGGGGGACAGATTGCCGCCCATTTCGGAATTTACTATGTGTTTTATTTGACCAGCGCCTTGTTGCTGATAAATGCCGTTTGGGTGTACCATACTGTTTTCAAACGGGTTTCGGAGGAACTGACGGCGGTACCCAATCACTAGGGAATATGTATTGACTGAGAGAAGCACTGTGAGCCGGTCTCGCCACCGGTTCACAGTGCTTTCTTTGCTTTAACGGCAGGATTCTGCCTTTTGCCACAGAACTTGTAAACATAAACAAAAGGCTGTTGGCTTAGAATATTGTCAGAGATATATTTCCTGACCTTATTCGTTGCGGTAAAATGTGGCCGGAGCGGTGTATCCGGCTGGGAAATGGGGTTGAACGATGAGAAAATTAGTTGTTATCATGTTAAGCATTGTGTTTATGCTGGCGCTGACCGGCTGCGGAACGGGACCAGGCGGCGGCACCGGAGAGCAGGCGGGCCAGACGCTTACGGTAGGACTTATGCCGGACGTGGATTCTATCCCGTTTATCATTGCGCAGGAAAAGGGCTTTTTCAAGGAAGAAGGCGTGAATGTCACGCTCAAATCGTTTAAAAGTGCTGTCGACCGGGACAGTGCCTTGCAGAGCGGCAATCTGGACGGGGCGATTTCCGACGTGCTGGCTGAGGCATTTGCCAAGGACGGCGGTTTTGATACGGTGATTACTTCGGCCACCACAGGCAATTACAAACTGGTGGCCGGCAAGGGCGAAGCCGTGACGGCCCTGCAGGACCTAAAGGGAAAAGATGTGGCGATTTCCAAAAACACCATTATCGAGTATGTGACCGATACGATCGGCACCAAGGGTGGACTGGCCGCCGATGATATGAACAAGGTCATTGTGCCGCAAATTCCGGCGCGGCTGGAAATGCTGCAAAATGGCAAAATCGCTGCCGCCACCCTGCCCGACCCATTGGCAACGCTGGCCGTGAAAAGTGGGGCCAGGCTGGTAAGCAGTTCGGAACAACTGGGCATTAATCCGGGCGTTATGCTCTTTACCAACAAGGCGACAGAAGCAAAAGCCAAGGAGATTGCCGCCATGTACCGGGCTTACAACAAGGCGATTGAGTATTTGGCAAAAGAACCCAGAGACAGCTATATTGATCTGGTGATTGAGAAAGCCGGCTTCCCGGCGGTGGTGAAAGATTCGCTGGAACTGCCGCAGTATAAAAAAGCCGCCGCTCCTGTTCCCGCCGATGTGGAGGCGGTTATTGCCTGGCTGCAGCAAAAGCAGTTGATCCAAAAGGGCTACTCCTATGAAGAACTGGTTAACGACCGGTTTGTCAGGTAACAGGTCATGCTTCGGATCAAAGAACTGACCGTCGGCTATACCTCACAGGAGGAAAACTATACGGCGCTGGCCGGAATCAATCTGGAGCTTGCTCCCGGTGAAACCTGTGCGATCATCGGTCCTTCCGGCTGCGGCAAGTCCACGCTCCTCAAGGTGCTGGCCGGCATTATTACCGATTTTACGGGACAGGTAGAAATGAACGGACAGCCTCTGCGGCCGGCCGAGCAGCAAATCGGGTTTATTCCGCAAAATTACGGCCTGTTGCCTTGGAAAAATGTCTATGAGAATATTTGTCTCGGGACGAAAATAAAAAAGCAAGCCCGGTCCGGCCAGGCCATACAGGAGGTCATCGGCCAACTGGGGCTTAGCGGACTGGAAAAACGCTATCCCGGCGAGCTAAGCGGCGGGCAGCAGCAGCGGGTATCGCTGGCCCGCAGCTTCTTGTTGCAGCCTGACTTATTGTTGATGGATGAACCTTTTTCCGCGTTGGACGCGATGACCAGGGAGGAAATTCAGCAAGTATTTCTTCATGTCTGGAAGACACACGCCGTTTCGACCTTTCTGGTCACCCATCATGTGGAGGAGGCTGTGTATTTGGGCAAAAAGATTGTCATTTTATCCGGCTGTCCCGGCCAGGTCAGTCAGGTGCTGGATAATCCCCTGTTCGGGCAGGAGGCGGTCCGCGAACAGGCTGAGTTTTTCCGGATGTGCCTGACTTTGCGTAAACTGATAAAAGAGGACTGGTCGCTATGAGGAGCAAAAGAGCAGGGCTGGGATATCTGTATGGGGTAGCGCTCTTTCTGATCATCTGGCAGGCTGTCGCCGCTTTGGTCAACCTGCCGATCATTCCTTATCCCGTGCTGGTGGCGGTCACGCTGATTAAAATTTTTGCGGCAAAAATTGCCGCCCACGGTTTTTACAGCCTGTGGCGTATTCTGGCGGGCGTTCTGCTGGCGGTGGCAGCCGGCATGCCTTTAGGGTTATGTATGGGCTATTTTTCCCGCTGGGACAGGACGTTATCGCCTCTGGTCTATCTGACCTATCCCATCCCGAAAATCGCCCTGCTGCCTGTTCTGATGCTGTTGTTTGGCCTGGGCGAGGCTTCGAAAATCCTGATGATTTTTTTAATCATTGTGTTCCAGGTGGTGGTGGCCGTACGGGATGGTGTAAAGAGCATTCCCAGGGAGACCTACTATCCGCTCTATTCGCTGGGCGCTAGGTTTGGTGCGGTGGCGCGGGACATTTTAGTTCCGGCGTCGCTGCCGCAGTTTTTCACCTCGCTGCGAGTGGCGATGGCGACAGCCGTTTCGGTGCTTTTTTTCACCGAGACCTTTGGCACGCAGTACGGCATGGGGTATTTTATTATGGACGCCTGGATGCGGGTGAATTATCTGGAAATGTACGCCGGCATTGTGGTGCTTAGTCTGATCGGGCTATTTTTGTTCGCCTTGATTGACTACTTAGAGCGCCGG comes from the Propionispora vibrioides genome and includes:
- a CDS encoding multidrug efflux MFS transporter, which codes for MEMWKRNLFICWLGAFATSSALSQVAPILPLYIDHLGVHATADIELWSGIAFGCTTLALGLVSPLWGKLADQYGRKPMLLRASLGMAIIVSCMGFVQNVYELVGLRLLLGTIAGFNSGAITLIATQTPKERAGWALGTLSTGVVGGTLLGPLLGGYLAEATGFRNMFFVMGALLLLAFALTLFFVKEKVVTNKKEVLSFQEVWQKLPDQRLLLSMFFTTFVLQVALFSIEPIITVYIDTLSPGNDHLAVIAGLVFAASGMASILAASSLGKLSDRIGAHKVILVALIAAGCLFVPQALVKNEWQLMMLRFLLGIATAALMPSINTLLKQSIPDEIAGRVFGYNQAAQFFGTFTGALAGGQIAAHFGIYYVFYLTSALLLINAVWVYHTVFKRVSEELTAVPNH
- a CDS encoding ABC transporter substrate-binding protein, with protein sequence MRKLVVIMLSIVFMLALTGCGTGPGGGTGEQAGQTLTVGLMPDVDSIPFIIAQEKGFFKEEGVNVTLKSFKSAVDRDSALQSGNLDGAISDVLAEAFAKDGGFDTVITSATTGNYKLVAGKGEAVTALQDLKGKDVAISKNTIIEYVTDTIGTKGGLAADDMNKVIVPQIPARLEMLQNGKIAAATLPDPLATLAVKSGARLVSSSEQLGINPGVMLFTNKATEAKAKEIAAMYRAYNKAIEYLAKEPRDSYIDLVIEKAGFPAVVKDSLELPQYKKAAAPVPADVEAVIAWLQQKQLIQKGYSYEELVNDRFVR
- a CDS encoding ABC transporter ATP-binding protein, with product MLRIKELTVGYTSQEENYTALAGINLELAPGETCAIIGPSGCGKSTLLKVLAGIITDFTGQVEMNGQPLRPAEQQIGFIPQNYGLLPWKNVYENICLGTKIKKQARSGQAIQEVIGQLGLSGLEKRYPGELSGGQQQRVSLARSFLLQPDLLLMDEPFSALDAMTREEIQQVFLHVWKTHAVSTFLVTHHVEEAVYLGKKIVILSGCPGQVSQVLDNPLFGQEAVREQAEFFRMCLTLRKLIKEDWSL
- a CDS encoding ABC transporter permease — protein: MRSKRAGLGYLYGVALFLIIWQAVAALVNLPIIPYPVLVAVTLIKIFAAKIAAHGFYSLWRILAGVLLAVAAGMPLGLCMGYFSRWDRTLSPLVYLTYPIPKIALLPVLMLLFGLGEASKILMIFLIIVFQVVVAVRDGVKSIPRETYYPLYSLGARFGAVARDILVPASLPQFFTSLRVAMATAVSVLFFTETFGTQYGMGYFIMDAWMRVNYLEMYAGIVVLSLIGLFLFALIDYLERRLCYWQYK